A section of the Cuniculiplasma divulgatum genome encodes:
- a CDS encoding CDGSH iron-sulfur domain-containing protein: MARLVLHERNHPYVVKVGDQELHLCACGLSKNKPYCDGTHKKTLDEKGDTYLYDEQGNRVKVTSFYKMD; encoded by the coding sequence ATGGCAAGATTGGTACTGCACGAAAGAAACCACCCATATGTGGTGAAGGTTGGAGATCAGGAACTGCATCTGTGCGCATGTGGACTTTCCAAGAATAAGCCATACTGCGATGGCACTCACAAGAAGACTCTTGACGAAAAGGGTGACACATATCTCTACGATGAACAGGGAAACAGGGTAAAGGTAAC